The bacterium genome contains a region encoding:
- the rpoS gene encoding RNA polymerase sigma factor RpoS has product MRIDLKNLFGTLFGYWAGSTVTSTGRKRGRRRMYNLTDQLFKQLSRIPLLNPREEAALWDRCKNQGDFDARQELIERYQPLVCKIVTALKPNEQLYLDLFQEGVVGLVEAVERFEPGRGFKFSTYASFRIRGRALTFLQKHTRANQPMTESDQMALLILGKEKLMRDPDDLAQESFLLERIYEVIGELPEKEKTAFEAVVLKDRVPKDVAKELGISRSYLSRLLKKAWRRIQYLVEDLEDEADAMEIEKIPQVRRGVA; this is encoded by the coding sequence ATGCGCATCGATCTCAAAAACCTCTTTGGCACCCTGTTTGGATATTGGGCTGGCAGCACAGTCACCAGCACAGGCCGCAAAAGGGGTAGACGACGCATGTACAACCTGACCGACCAGCTCTTCAAACAGCTGTCCCGCATTCCGCTCCTGAATCCGCGCGAAGAAGCCGCCCTCTGGGATCGCTGCAAGAATCAGGGCGACTTTGATGCCCGCCAGGAACTCATCGAGCGCTATCAGCCGCTGGTCTGCAAGATCGTGACCGCTCTGAAGCCGAATGAGCAGCTCTATCTTGATTTGTTCCAGGAAGGGGTTGTGGGACTGGTCGAAGCAGTGGAGCGCTTCGAGCCGGGTCGGGGATTCAAGTTCTCCACCTACGCCTCGTTCCGGATTCGCGGACGCGCCCTCACTTTTCTGCAGAAGCACACCCGCGCCAACCAGCCCATGACTGAGTCGGATCAGATGGCCCTCCTGATCCTGGGCAAAGAAAAACTGATGCGCGACCCCGATGATCTGGCGCAGGAGTCGTTCCTGCTGGAGCGGATTTACGAAGTCATCGGCGAGCTCCCCGAGAAAGAAAAGACCGCGTTCGAAGCCGTGGTGCTGAAGGATCGCGTGCCCAAAGATGTCGCGAAGGAACTTGGCATCTCCCGGTCGTACCTCTCCCGCCTGCTGAAGAAGGCGTGGCGCCGGATTCAGTACCTGGTGGAAGATCTGGAGGACGAGGCGGATGCGATGGAGATCGAGAAGATCCCGCAGGTCCGCCGCGGCGTGGCGTAA
- the murA gene encoding UDP-N-acetylglucosamine 1-carboxyvinyltransferase — MTDATGENLWGEGPAPEPVGIGDATGSVTPAAAGSPEATDGRVSTSLDWLDIAGGTPLKGDVSISGSKNAALPILAATLCVPGRHILHNVPDLLDCQILIKVLEALGAVAEPLSPTSWRIDTSGIHCNHPQPPQDLVGQMRASVLVMGPLLGRCKRAMVTMPGGCSLGARPINFHLAGFQQLGAQLVPGPDDSVMIDAGSGLIGTTIELPLASVGATENLLMAAVFAEGITIIRNAAREPEVVDLGHFLISMGADIEGLGERDITIRGGQPLQPAAEYRIIPDRIEAGSFLCAFANTGGAGRLLDVHPADLERLLEVLDLSGCTLSSTDNSISIAAPERLKAVGICTGPYPAFATDHQPLWMACLATATAGVEFEIVLETLFERRFNQVEGLRLLGADIDVLSQVACVRPVDTLAPGEVHAPDIRGAMGLVVAALRIPGVTRIIGLHHLRRGYERYDEKLRALGAKLRTGSATPIAMAS; from the coding sequence TTGACCGATGCCACGGGGGAGAACTTGTGGGGTGAGGGCCCAGCGCCGGAGCCGGTTGGCATAGGGGATGCTACCGGGTCGGTGACTCCTGCAGCAGCCGGGAGTCCGGAGGCGACGGACGGGCGCGTGAGCACTTCACTGGACTGGCTCGATATTGCTGGCGGCACCCCGCTAAAGGGCGATGTCTCAATTTCGGGCAGCAAAAATGCCGCGCTGCCGATTCTGGCGGCGACCCTTTGTGTCCCGGGCCGGCACATCCTGCATAACGTCCCGGACCTCCTGGATTGCCAGATTCTGATCAAAGTCCTCGAAGCCCTGGGGGCGGTCGCCGAACCCCTCTCGCCCACCTCCTGGCGGATCGATACATCCGGCATTCATTGCAACCATCCGCAACCGCCGCAGGACCTCGTCGGCCAGATGCGCGCCTCGGTCCTGGTCATGGGGCCGCTGCTCGGGCGTTGCAAGCGGGCCATGGTGACGATGCCAGGCGGCTGTTCCCTTGGGGCCCGACCGATTAACTTCCACCTCGCCGGCTTCCAGCAGCTTGGCGCGCAGCTGGTTCCCGGACCGGATGATTCCGTCATGATCGATGCCGGGTCCGGTCTGATAGGCACCACCATTGAACTGCCCCTGGCATCGGTGGGGGCCACGGAAAATCTGCTGATGGCTGCGGTTTTCGCGGAAGGGATCACGATCATCCGGAATGCCGCCCGGGAACCGGAAGTCGTGGACCTGGGGCACTTCCTGATCTCTATGGGTGCGGACATCGAAGGCCTCGGCGAGCGGGACATCACCATCCGGGGCGGTCAGCCCCTGCAACCTGCGGCGGAGTACCGCATCATCCCGGACCGCATCGAAGCCGGGAGCTTCCTCTGCGCTTTCGCCAACACCGGCGGTGCTGGGCGGCTGCTGGATGTCCATCCGGCGGACCTCGAGCGGCTCCTGGAAGTGCTGGACCTCAGTGGCTGCACCCTCTCCTCGACGGACAACAGCATCAGCATTGCCGCACCTGAGCGCCTGAAGGCGGTCGGCATCTGCACTGGCCCCTATCCCGCCTTCGCCACCGACCATCAGCCGCTCTGGATGGCCTGCCTGGCGACCGCCACCGCCGGGGTCGAGTTTGAAATCGTCCTGGAAACCCTCTTTGAGCGACGATTCAACCAGGTCGAGGGATTGCGGCTCTTAGGTGCGGATATCGACGTCCTGTCGCAGGTCGCCTGTGTCCGCCCCGTCGATACGCTCGCGCCGGGCGAGGTCCACGCCCCGGACATCCGGGGAGCGATGGGACTGGTGGTCGCCGCCCTGCGGATTCCGGGCGTCACTCGCATCATTGGCCTGCATCACCTGCGACGCGGCTACGAGCGGTATGACGAGAAACTCCGGGCGCTGGGAGCGAAACTCCGGACCGGGAGTGCCACACCCATCGCGATGGCCTCCTAG
- the gyrA gene encoding DNA gyrase subunit A yields the protein MPPKKPQPPLPDPELPLGNIKPVDISEEMRENYITYALSVIKSRALPDVRDGLKPVHRRILTVMWEGGYRSDRSHVKSASVVGDALKMYHPHGDQSVYDAMVRMAQDFNLRYPLVDGHGNFGSVDGDPPAAYRYTEARMNKLAEELLADIDKSTVDYQPNFDDSRQEPSVLPSRLPHLLMNGADGIAVGMATSIPPHNLQEIVAGTLAYLKDRTLSDEQLTEYIKGPDFPTGGIIRGLEGIKKAYTTGKGFVDLYAVADIEPMRDRSQIVVTQIPYQVNKSSLLEQIREGVETGKLTGISDLRDESDRNGMRIVIECKRDAIPRDVLKRLYKHTLLYKRWHINLLALDTAQPTRDPRKTGLRKLPLRPFNQPRIFTLGPILGAWLDHRFEVIIRRTMHDLAEAEARAHILEGLLKALDHIDRIIALIRGSQSTSEARAALIAEFAFSEIQANAILDMQLRRLVGLEREKLQSEYDQLMATIADYRDILAQDARVWEIIEKDLKEVAKQYGDPRKTRIEAEELNIDQDDLVPRENIIISLTDDGYIKRINLGAYRVQGRGGKGIKGAKTKGEDVVTQVVSTTTHHNLLFFTDKGRVFGLRAYQLPSYDRTAKGMPVINFISLNPGEKVLSILPTSIGESSTDQYLFFATSLGQVKKTALAEYDFMPSNGKIAIDLQDDDTLAGVHLLSREDEVILVTSKGMSIRFSTEQARSMGRDTKGVRGISLGPGDLVVDMAIATQAPDLVLLTSGGYGKRTAVEEFRKQSRGGKGVKCYRVSDATGSVLFCRGVSNDEELILFTSKGIANRQKLDDIRKIGRATKGVRVIKLGEGDTLATASVVVSEDFLAKAAEEEVVPQ from the coding sequence GTGCCTCCCAAAAAGCCGCAGCCGCCACTTCCCGACCCGGAACTTCCCCTGGGGAACATCAAGCCCGTCGATATCTCCGAGGAGATGCGGGAGAACTACATCACCTACGCCCTGTCGGTGATCAAGTCCCGGGCGTTGCCGGATGTCCGGGATGGCCTCAAGCCGGTGCACCGCCGCATCCTGACCGTGATGTGGGAGGGGGGCTATCGCAGCGACCGCTCCCATGTGAAATCAGCCTCCGTGGTGGGCGATGCCCTGAAGATGTATCACCCGCATGGCGACCAGTCGGTGTACGACGCCATGGTCCGGATGGCGCAGGACTTCAATCTCCGCTACCCGCTGGTCGATGGCCACGGCAACTTCGGGTCGGTCGATGGCGACCCCCCGGCGGCCTACCGGTACACCGAAGCCCGGATGAACAAGCTCGCCGAGGAACTCCTGGCGGACATCGACAAATCAACCGTCGATTACCAGCCTAACTTCGATGACTCCCGGCAGGAGCCTTCCGTCCTCCCGAGCCGGCTGCCGCATCTGCTGATGAACGGCGCGGATGGCATCGCGGTCGGGATGGCGACCAGCATCCCGCCCCACAACCTCCAGGAAATCGTCGCGGGGACCCTCGCCTATCTGAAGGATCGCACGCTCTCCGATGAGCAACTGACCGAGTACATCAAGGGGCCGGACTTCCCTACGGGCGGCATCATCCGGGGGCTGGAGGGGATCAAAAAGGCTTACACCACCGGCAAGGGGTTCGTGGACCTCTATGCGGTCGCGGACATCGAGCCGATGCGGGACCGCTCGCAGATCGTGGTGACCCAGATTCCGTATCAGGTCAACAAATCCTCGCTGCTGGAGCAGATTCGAGAAGGGGTGGAGACCGGCAAGCTCACCGGCATCTCCGACCTGCGTGATGAGTCCGACCGGAACGGGATGCGGATTGTCATTGAGTGCAAACGCGACGCCATCCCACGCGATGTCCTGAAGCGGCTCTACAAGCACACCCTGCTTTATAAGCGCTGGCACATCAATCTGCTGGCGCTCGATACCGCGCAGCCGACCCGGGACCCCCGGAAAACCGGCCTCAGAAAGCTGCCGTTGCGGCCGTTCAATCAGCCCCGGATTTTCACCCTCGGGCCGATTCTCGGAGCGTGGCTCGACCATCGCTTCGAGGTCATCATCCGCCGGACTATGCACGACCTCGCGGAAGCGGAGGCCCGTGCCCACATCCTCGAAGGGCTCCTGAAAGCCCTGGATCACATCGACCGGATCATCGCACTGATTCGGGGGAGCCAGTCCACCTCGGAAGCCCGGGCGGCCCTCATCGCGGAATTCGCGTTCTCCGAGATCCAGGCGAACGCTATTCTCGACATGCAGTTGCGACGGCTGGTGGGGCTGGAGCGCGAGAAGCTCCAGAGTGAGTACGACCAGCTGATGGCTACCATCGCCGACTACCGCGACATCCTCGCCCAGGATGCCCGGGTCTGGGAGATCATCGAAAAGGACCTCAAAGAGGTCGCGAAGCAGTATGGCGATCCCCGGAAGACCCGCATTGAGGCCGAAGAGCTCAACATCGATCAGGATGATCTGGTGCCCCGGGAAAACATCATCATCTCGCTGACCGATGACGGGTACATCAAGCGGATCAATCTCGGCGCGTACCGGGTCCAGGGACGCGGCGGCAAAGGGATTAAAGGCGCGAAAACCAAGGGTGAAGATGTTGTGACCCAGGTGGTCTCCACCACCACGCATCACAACCTCCTCTTCTTCACCGACAAAGGGCGTGTGTTTGGATTGCGGGCGTATCAGCTCCCGTCATACGACCGGACCGCCAAAGGGATGCCGGTGATCAACTTCATCTCGCTGAATCCCGGCGAGAAGGTGCTGTCGATTCTCCCGACATCGATTGGCGAGAGCAGTACGGATCAGTACCTCTTCTTCGCGACCTCCCTGGGGCAGGTGAAGAAAACAGCGCTGGCCGAATACGACTTCATGCCATCGAACGGCAAGATCGCCATCGATCTGCAGGACGATGATACGCTGGCTGGTGTCCATCTCCTCTCCCGGGAGGATGAAGTGATTCTGGTGACCTCCAAGGGGATGAGCATTCGCTTCTCGACGGAACAGGCACGTTCGATGGGTCGCGACACGAAGGGAGTCCGGGGCATTTCGCTTGGTCCCGGCGATCTGGTGGTCGACATGGCGATCGCGACGCAGGCCCCGGATCTGGTGCTCCTGACAAGCGGTGGCTACGGAAAGCGGACTGCGGTCGAGGAGTTCCGGAAGCAATCCCGTGGTGGCAAGGGCGTCAAGTGCTATCGCGTCAGCGATGCGACCGGGTCGGTGCTCTTCTGTCGGGGCGTATCCAACGACGAAGAGCTGATTCTCTTCACGAGCAAGGGGATCGCCAATCGCCAGAAGCTCGATGACATCCGCAAGATTGGCCGCGCCACGAAGGGCGTCCGGGTGATCAAGCTGGGCGAGGGTGACACTCTGGCAACAGCGTCGGTGGTCGTGAGCGAGGACTTCCTGGCCAAAGCCGCCGAAGAAGAGGTCGTCCCGCAGTAG
- the bfmBAA gene encoding 2-oxoisovalerate dehydrogenase subunit alpha, which yields MNRYNAAVTLAPPVTLADSGISPDAHRALYRAIRLCRAFDQRLVAMFRSGQIKGTYFPAVGQEACDAVPVFLANEPDDIYLPSHRDLAAAITRGLPIRDLARTILSKLTSTGKGIANPTWWSDASRNYFVFSPCIANQYCVGVGAALAFKMRQQPQVALVFLGEGGSSKGPLYEAMNFAGIHRLPVIFVVQNNWWAESVPIHLQCAVEDLTLRAIGFNMPGIRLDGNDPAALIAPFREAIDRARTGEGPSFFQLDTYRWYGHSTSDPADYRDPAELAYWKSQDPVVRYADWLIRQEVFTADAIAALDAELEAHVLGEIEAVMAEAEPEGREYLEYIYCPDGPPPAPSQRRSTRLS from the coding sequence TTGAATCGTTACAATGCCGCCGTGACTCTCGCACCTCCTGTCACCCTCGCCGACTCTGGTATCAGCCCCGACGCGCACCGGGCGCTGTACCGGGCGATTCGCCTTTGCCGCGCCTTCGATCAGCGGCTGGTCGCGATGTTTCGCTCCGGACAAATCAAAGGGACCTACTTTCCGGCAGTGGGTCAGGAAGCCTGCGACGCCGTGCCGGTCTTCCTGGCGAATGAGCCAGATGACATCTATCTCCCCAGCCATCGCGACCTCGCCGCCGCCATTACCCGGGGCTTGCCGATTCGGGATCTCGCCCGGACCATCCTTTCCAAGCTCACCTCCACCGGCAAGGGGATCGCGAATCCCACCTGGTGGAGCGATGCCAGCCGGAACTACTTTGTCTTCTCCCCCTGCATCGCCAACCAGTACTGTGTCGGGGTCGGGGCAGCCCTGGCCTTCAAAATGCGACAGCAACCGCAGGTCGCGCTGGTTTTTCTGGGGGAAGGGGGCTCCTCGAAGGGACCCCTCTATGAGGCGATGAACTTCGCCGGGATCCACCGCCTCCCGGTGATCTTTGTCGTGCAGAACAACTGGTGGGCGGAATCGGTCCCGATCCATCTGCAATGTGCAGTGGAAGACCTCACCCTCCGGGCGATTGGATTCAACATGCCGGGGATCCGCCTCGATGGCAACGACCCGGCTGCGCTCATCGCCCCCTTCCGGGAGGCGATTGATCGCGCCCGGACTGGCGAAGGACCGTCCTTCTTCCAGCTCGATACCTACCGCTGGTACGGCCACTCCACCTCCGACCCCGCCGACTACCGGGATCCGGCAGAACTGGCCTACTGGAAATCGCAGGACCCGGTGGTCCGCTATGCCGACTGGCTCATCCGCCAGGAGGTCTTCACGGCCGACGCGATTGCCGCCCTCGATGCCGAACTGGAGGCCCATGTGCTTGGGGAAATCGAGGCCGTCATGGCGGAGGCGGAGCCGGAAGGCCGGGAGTATCTGGAGTACATCTATTGCCCCGACGGGCCTCCACCCGCCCCTTCACAACGTCGTTCAACACGCCTGAGTTAG
- the gyrB gene encoding DNA gyrase subunit B, protein MARAKTGSETLDLLPEEPVPTPPDVVDEALAQAKEVTKAKGRSGKVATGVDTAYGAEQIQVLKGLEAVRKRPAMYIGSTSEKGLHHLVYEVVDNSVDEAMAGHCDRIEVLLNPDGSCTVRDNGRGIPVEMHPTEKKSTLEVVLTVLHAGGKFSGEGYKVSGGLHGVGVSVVNALSEWLEAEVQRDGKVHHMRFQRGDAAGPITSKGSSKQTGTSITFMPDSQIFETVIWDFQVLARRFRELAYLNQGLEIVFTDRRKGEEKTVTYKYPGGLRAFVEELNHDHEALHKQIFYTSQVVKPGESETDTREIQVECALQYNTEYRDRIFTFANNINTVEGGTHLEGFKSALTRSLNQVARKTKVLKEKEKNLSGDDAREGLTAVISVKLPDPQFEGQTKTQLGNSYIRGLVDSLIYEEFGTWLEQNPAILKRIVAKGLQAQRAREAAKAARDRTRKQSLLRTGVLSGKLADCSEINQDENELFLVEGDSAGGTAKQGRDRRFQAILPLRGKIINVEKARLDKVLTNEEISNLITAIGTNIGEEFDITKRRYDKVIVMTDADVDGAHIRTLILTFLFRHMPDLVLRGHVYVAQPPLYKVTKGKESVYCLDDAALDAQMKKFGGKADLKRFKGLGEMNPDELQETTMDPATRTLLKINIDDMVEAEETFEILMGDNVEPRRNFITDRARTVVELDI, encoded by the coding sequence ATGGCGCGAGCCAAGACCGGCAGCGAGACCCTCGATCTGCTGCCCGAAGAGCCGGTTCCCACTCCCCCGGATGTCGTCGATGAGGCGCTGGCGCAGGCCAAAGAGGTCACCAAAGCCAAAGGCCGGAGCGGTAAAGTCGCGACCGGAGTCGATACCGCCTACGGGGCCGAGCAGATCCAGGTCCTCAAGGGGCTGGAAGCGGTCCGGAAGCGGCCGGCGATGTACATCGGCTCCACTTCCGAGAAGGGGCTCCACCACCTCGTATACGAAGTGGTGGACAACTCGGTCGATGAGGCGATGGCGGGGCACTGCGACCGGATCGAAGTGCTGCTGAATCCTGATGGAAGTTGTACGGTCCGGGATAACGGGCGCGGCATCCCGGTCGAGATGCACCCCACCGAGAAGAAGAGCACGCTGGAAGTGGTGCTGACTGTCCTCCATGCTGGCGGCAAGTTTTCCGGCGAGGGGTACAAAGTCTCTGGCGGCCTTCACGGTGTCGGGGTCTCCGTGGTCAACGCCCTCTCCGAGTGGCTGGAAGCGGAAGTCCAGCGCGATGGCAAAGTGCATCACATGCGCTTTCAGCGGGGCGATGCGGCGGGTCCCATTACCTCGAAGGGAAGCAGCAAGCAGACCGGCACCAGCATTACCTTCATGCCGGACAGCCAGATTTTCGAGACCGTCATCTGGGATTTCCAGGTGCTGGCCCGACGCTTCCGCGAGCTGGCGTATCTGAATCAGGGACTGGAGATTGTCTTCACGGATCGCCGCAAGGGCGAAGAGAAGACCGTCACCTACAAATACCCCGGCGGACTCCGGGCGTTCGTGGAAGAGCTGAATCACGACCACGAAGCCCTGCACAAGCAGATTTTTTACACCAGCCAGGTGGTGAAGCCCGGCGAGTCCGAAACCGACACCCGGGAGATCCAGGTCGAGTGTGCGCTCCAGTACAACACGGAGTACCGCGACCGCATCTTCACCTTCGCGAACAACATCAACACCGTCGAGGGGGGGACCCACCTAGAGGGCTTCAAAAGCGCCCTCACCCGCTCCCTGAATCAGGTCGCCCGAAAAACCAAGGTCCTGAAGGAGAAAGAAAAGAACCTCTCCGGTGATGATGCCCGGGAAGGGCTGACCGCGGTCATCTCAGTGAAGCTGCCCGACCCGCAGTTTGAAGGGCAGACCAAAACCCAGCTGGGGAACAGTTACATCAGGGGGCTGGTCGACTCCCTCATCTATGAGGAGTTCGGCACCTGGCTGGAGCAGAATCCAGCGATCCTGAAGCGCATTGTCGCAAAGGGACTCCAGGCGCAACGCGCCCGGGAAGCGGCGAAGGCCGCCCGCGACCGGACCCGCAAGCAGTCGCTCCTGAGGACCGGCGTCCTCTCCGGCAAGCTCGCGGACTGCTCCGAGATTAATCAGGACGAAAACGAACTCTTTCTGGTTGAGGGCGACAGCGCCGGTGGTACGGCCAAGCAGGGCCGCGACCGCCGCTTCCAGGCGATCCTCCCCCTGCGGGGCAAGATCATCAACGTCGAAAAGGCCCGCCTCGACAAGGTCCTGACCAACGAGGAAATCTCCAATCTCATCACCGCCATCGGCACCAACATCGGCGAGGAGTTCGACATCACGAAGCGTCGCTACGATAAAGTAATCGTGATGACCGACGCCGACGTGGACGGCGCACATATCCGGACCCTGATTCTCACCTTCCTCTTCCGGCACATGCCCGACCTCGTGCTGCGGGGGCATGTCTATGTGGCCCAACCACCGCTGTACAAGGTCACCAAGGGCAAAGAGTCGGTCTACTGCCTGGATGACGCGGCCCTCGACGCGCAGATGAAAAAGTTCGGTGGCAAAGCCGATCTCAAGCGCTTTAAGGGGTTGGGGGAGATGAACCCCGATGAACTCCAGGAAACGACCATGGACCCGGCAACCCGCACCCTGCTGAAGATCAACATCGACGACATGGTGGAAGCCGAGGAGACCTTCGAGATCCTCATGGGGGACAACGTGGAGCCCCGTCGTAACTTCATCACCGACCGGGCCCGGACCGTCGTCGAACTCGACATCTAG
- the namA gene encoding NADPH dehydrogenase produces the protein MPGLFDPLSLRSVTLRNRIGVSPMCQYSAIDGVPGDWHLVHLGSRAVGGAGLVIAEATAVEPRGRISPEDTGLWSDAQILPWERVTAFIASQGAVPAIQLAHAGRKASTFAPWRGRGIAWADAGGWPEEVIGPSALQFSPQTPAPKEMSLADIASVQRAFRDAAVRALQAGFRLVELHAAHGYLLNSFLSPLSNQRTDDYGGRFENRIRMLLETVRGVREVWPAALPLAVRISASDWVEGGWTLQDSVDLAERLKREGVDLIDCSSGGSTPDATIPVGPCFQVPFAAAVKSQAAIRTAAVGLITTSEEASRIIAEEQADLVLLARESLRDPYFPRRAAAELGLQEQLVAPVQYGRAW, from the coding sequence ATGCCCGGACTGTTCGACCCCCTGTCGCTCCGCAGCGTCACGCTGCGCAATCGCATCGGTGTCTCGCCGATGTGCCAGTACTCTGCCATCGATGGCGTGCCAGGCGACTGGCATCTCGTACATCTCGGCAGTCGGGCGGTCGGTGGGGCTGGGCTGGTGATCGCCGAAGCGACGGCAGTTGAGCCACGGGGGCGCATCTCGCCCGAAGATACGGGCCTCTGGTCGGATGCACAGATCCTCCCCTGGGAGCGGGTCACCGCGTTTATCGCATCGCAGGGCGCAGTCCCGGCGATTCAGCTGGCCCATGCCGGACGTAAAGCCTCGACCTTCGCGCCCTGGCGCGGCCGCGGCATCGCCTGGGCCGATGCCGGCGGCTGGCCCGAGGAGGTCATCGGACCCTCCGCGCTGCAGTTCTCGCCCCAGACCCCCGCGCCGAAAGAAATGTCGCTCGCAGACATCGCCTCTGTCCAGCGAGCCTTCCGTGATGCGGCCGTCAGAGCGCTTCAGGCGGGTTTTCGTCTGGTGGAGCTTCATGCGGCGCACGGCTATTTGCTCAACAGCTTCCTGTCGCCCCTGTCGAATCAGCGCACCGATGACTATGGTGGTCGATTCGAGAATCGCATCCGGATGTTGCTGGAGACGGTCCGGGGAGTCCGGGAAGTCTGGCCCGCTGCCCTCCCCCTGGCAGTCAGGATCAGTGCGTCTGACTGGGTGGAGGGTGGCTGGACCCTGCAGGACAGCGTCGACCTGGCGGAACGTCTCAAGCGCGAGGGGGTCGACCTCATCGACTGCTCATCCGGCGGATCGACCCCGGATGCCACGATACCGGTGGGTCCCTGTTTTCAGGTCCCCTTCGCCGCCGCAGTGAAGAGTCAGGCGGCTATCAGGACCGCCGCCGTGGGACTCATCACCACCAGCGAGGAGGCGTCGCGGATCATCGCGGAAGAACAGGCCGATCTGGTGCTGCTGGCCCGGGAGTCGTTGCGGGACCCCTACTTCCCGCGTCGGGCAGCAGCCGAGCTGGGACTACAAGAGCAGCTGGTCGCTCCGGTGCAGTACGGTCGAGCCTGGTAG
- the atpC gene encoding ATP synthase epsilon chain produces MPRPFLLEVVTPEGASIAEQVTSVVAPGVDGYVGIMANHRPFMTVLQVGILEWELESGTREVAAVTNGFMEVSENRCTVLCDTAERRAAIDVARAQAALDRAKERLASAQPGVDVEALREALERAQNRLRAAQR; encoded by the coding sequence ATGCCCCGCCCGTTTCTCCTGGAAGTGGTTACCCCTGAGGGGGCCAGCATCGCCGAACAGGTCACGAGTGTCGTAGCCCCGGGAGTCGATGGGTATGTCGGCATCATGGCGAATCACCGCCCGTTTATGACGGTCCTGCAGGTCGGGATCCTTGAGTGGGAGCTCGAATCTGGCACCCGGGAAGTTGCCGCCGTGACCAACGGCTTCATGGAAGTCTCGGAGAATCGCTGTACCGTTCTCTGCGATACCGCTGAACGTCGGGCTGCCATCGATGTCGCCCGGGCCCAGGCAGCCCTTGATCGCGCCAAAGAACGGCTGGCCAGTGCCCAGCCGGGGGTTGATGTGGAGGCGTTGCGGGAAGCCCTGGAACGCGCCCAGAATCGCCTGCGGGCCGCGCAGCGCTAA